The genomic stretch CCTCCTGCAGCACTGGTCAAAATACCCCTCGGGGGGCAGGTCAGCCGACAGCCCATTAGCTATACTAAGATTGTCTAAATATTGTTACCCACTTATTCACCGGAGCGGCAGCATGGCCGAAAAATACCCATTAATCATATTCTCCAACCTGAAAGATACGGTGGATGTCACCTCCAAAGCCCTGGCCGGGACACCCTTTGGATTGGCGGGAATCACCGATTCATTCATCAACGCGCGGACCCTCCTCAGCCAATATGCCCCTGAATTCCTACTGATCCACCTAAATGAGAACTGCCAGGAAACCAATGTTCTGGTCCAGCGACTGAAAACCGTCAGTCCTCGCACCCGAATCCTGGTTATCCCTAATAGCTGGGACTGCAATACTGTCTTTGATACAATCCGGGCCGGCGCTGACGTCATCATCCCTGACCGCGGCGAACTGACAAAGCTGCCCAGGATCCTGCAAACGCTTCTGGATGATGAAATCTACCTGCCCAGTTTCGTAGCCAGCAGTCTGCTGGAACGCAGTCGCCAGGAAGTTCAATCACCATCCGAATTCCCCTTCCTTCTGACGGATAAAGAAAAGGAGATTTTAGAACAATTTTCTCAAGGTACCTGCCCAACAACGGTCGCCGACAATTTGGGCCTCAGCCATGAGCTTGTTCGGGCCTATGCGGATAATGTCATCAAGAAAATCCACTTTGTGGATATCGCCCGCAAGCAATATGAAGAGATCATGTCGGGCCTGTTGGGCTATCACACTC from Chloroflexota bacterium encodes the following:
- a CDS encoding response regulator transcription factor; translation: MAEKYPLIIFSNLKDTVDVTSKALAGTPFGLAGITDSFINARTLLSQYAPEFLLIHLNENCQETNVLVQRLKTVSPRTRILVIPNSWDCNTVFDTIRAGADVIIPDRGELTKLPRILQTLLDDEIYLPSFVASSLLERSRQEVQSPSEFPFLLTDKEKEILEQFSQGTCPTTVADNLGLSHELVRAYADNVIKKIHFVDIARKQYEEIMSGLLGYHTHFKY